From the genome of Bosea sp. Tri-49, one region includes:
- a CDS encoding efflux RND transporter periplasmic adaptor subunit translates to MSELSRMARVKRISSALHLPVMALAAAFAFGPTTSILAQQPAPAAVPVGTVTAEKRAITQSADFVGRIEAVNRVDIRARVTGNLEDVLFKDGATVTEGTPLFRIERAPFEAAVEQAQGALERAQGTLQNASLQRQRAEDLLRTNAGSVAIRDQRVAEEKGAQGDETTAAANLKTAQINLGYTEIKAPISGRIGRTKLTKGNVVGPDSGVLAQIVSDDPMYVTFPVSQREFLALKTNRLPTDGSAPLVSLKFSDGSTYDQKGRVDFVDVSVERATDTVLVRATLPNPAGQLLDGTLVRVAVQAPQSEEKVLVPQSALIADQQGSYVFAVEDGKAVAKRVKIGAEAGSYVVVEQGLAGNEQIVIQGLQNLRPGVPVLASPVTPPAGRS, encoded by the coding sequence ATGTCTGAGCTTTCACGAATGGCGCGCGTGAAGCGGATCTCTTCGGCCTTGCATCTCCCCGTCATGGCGCTTGCGGCCGCTTTCGCTTTTGGGCCGACGACAAGCATCCTCGCCCAGCAGCCTGCGCCCGCCGCCGTCCCGGTCGGCACCGTTACCGCCGAGAAGCGCGCCATCACGCAATCGGCCGACTTCGTCGGGCGCATCGAAGCCGTCAACCGCGTCGACATCCGCGCCCGCGTCACCGGCAATCTCGAGGACGTTCTGTTCAAGGATGGCGCGACCGTCACCGAGGGCACGCCGCTCTTCCGCATCGAGCGCGCGCCGTTCGAAGCCGCCGTCGAGCAGGCGCAGGGCGCGCTGGAGCGGGCCCAGGGCACCCTGCAGAACGCCAGCCTGCAACGCCAGCGCGCCGAGGATTTGCTGCGCACCAATGCCGGCTCGGTCGCCATCCGTGACCAGCGTGTCGCCGAGGAAAAGGGCGCGCAGGGCGACGAGACCACCGCCGCCGCCAATCTGAAGACGGCGCAGATCAATCTCGGCTACACCGAGATCAAGGCGCCGATCTCCGGCCGCATCGGCCGCACCAAGCTGACCAAGGGCAATGTCGTCGGGCCCGATAGCGGCGTGCTGGCGCAGATCGTCAGCGACGATCCGATGTATGTCACCTTCCCGGTCAGCCAGCGCGAATTCCTGGCGCTGAAGACGAACCGGCTGCCCACCGATGGCTCGGCCCCGCTCGTCAGCCTCAAATTCTCCGATGGCTCGACCTACGACCAGAAGGGCCGCGTCGACTTCGTCGACGTCTCGGTCGAGCGCGCCACCGATACTGTGCTGGTGCGCGCCACGCTGCCCAACCCGGCGGGCCAGCTCCTCGACGGCACGCTCGTGCGCGTCGCCGTCCAGGCGCCTCAGAGCGAAGAAAAGGTGCTGGTGCCCCAATCGGCGCTGATCGCCGACCAGCAGGGCTCCTATGTCTTCGCCGTCGAGGACGGCAAGGCGGTGGCCAAACGGGTCAAGATCGGAGCCGAGGCCGGCTCCTATGTCGTCGTCGAGCAGGGGCTCGCCGGCAATGAGCAGATCGTCATCCAGGGTCTGCAAAATCTGAGGCCGGGCGTGCCCGTCCTCGCCTCGCCCGTGACGCCGCCGGCCGGCCGGAGCTGA
- a CDS encoding OB-fold-containig protein — translation MDGIVQAGTAPFWIALLTVVGLGLVEIISLLLGASAAGLLDDGIGHHGPDHHDAGLLGGWMSWLNAGGVPILVLAVILLSAFAAFGFAIQSLATGIGGPLPALISVPLALAGAAPVTRWLSRGIARIIPQDETSALSQAEFVGLIGTVTIGPLDQGKPGTVRVKDRHDNIHALRATAAPGHLIQTGALVLIVDGADGLFQAIPAPQELGAVDTKEG, via the coding sequence ATGGACGGGATCGTCCAGGCTGGCACGGCGCCGTTCTGGATCGCATTGCTGACGGTCGTCGGCCTCGGGCTCGTCGAGATCATCTCGCTGCTGCTCGGCGCCTCGGCCGCCGGTTTGCTCGATGATGGCATTGGCCATCACGGTCCGGACCATCATGATGCCGGCCTGCTCGGCGGCTGGATGTCCTGGCTCAATGCCGGCGGTGTTCCCATCCTCGTGCTCGCCGTCATCCTGCTCTCGGCTTTCGCGGCCTTCGGCTTCGCTATCCAGTCGCTCGCGACCGGCATCGGCGGCCCATTGCCGGCCCTGATCTCGGTGCCGCTTGCCCTGGCCGGCGCCGCCCCGGTGACGCGCTGGCTCAGCCGCGGCATCGCCAGGATCATTCCCCAGGACGAGACCAGCGCGCTCAGCCAGGCGGAGTTCGTCGGACTGATCGGCACCGTCACCATCGGGCCACTCGACCAGGGCAAGCCCGGCACGGTGCGCGTCAAGGACCGGCACGACAACATCCATGCGCTGCGGGCGACAGCCGCTCCGGGCCACCTCATCCAAACCGGCGCGCTCGTCCTGATCGTGGACGGCGCCGACGGTCTCTTCCAGGCTATCCCTGCGCCGCAGGAACTCGGCGCCGTCGACACCAAAGAGGGCTGA
- a CDS encoding FecCD family ABC transporter permease: protein MSTAAMPSSASDGMSYWRLVALLAAATFVMAVLSLAVGYAELDLFAALGDWIAGRQSLPALVLVELRLPRAILGALVGFSLGLAGAAMQGLLRNPLAEPGIVGISSAAAFGAVTVFYSGFAGAFALALPLGGIAGALLAVLLLFALNGRGAGTMTLILAGVAINSFAGAMTSLALNLAPNPYAALEIVFWLMGSLADRSLIHVWLVLPLVLTGWILLLSSAPALDGLTLGEDTARSLGFDLTWLRVRLIGGAALAVGSAVAVTGAIGFVGLVVPHLLRPLVGHKPGRLLLVSGFGGAILLLAADTMLRLMPIRPELKLGVVTALIGAPFLFSLIQRLRREA, encoded by the coding sequence ATGAGCACAGCAGCCATGCCATCGTCCGCATCCGACGGGATGTCCTATTGGCGGCTCGTCGCTTTGCTGGCCGCCGCCACGTTCGTTATGGCCGTGCTGTCGCTGGCGGTCGGCTATGCCGAACTCGACCTCTTCGCCGCGCTCGGCGACTGGATCGCAGGCCGGCAGAGCCTGCCCGCGCTCGTGCTCGTCGAATTGCGCCTGCCACGCGCCATCCTCGGCGCGCTGGTGGGCTTCAGCCTCGGTCTCGCCGGCGCGGCTATGCAGGGCCTACTGCGCAATCCGCTGGCCGAGCCCGGCATCGTCGGCATCTCCAGCGCCGCCGCCTTTGGCGCCGTCACCGTGTTCTATTCCGGCTTCGCCGGCGCCTTCGCGCTCGCTTTGCCGCTCGGCGGCATCGCCGGGGCGCTGCTCGCGGTGCTCCTGCTCTTCGCGCTCAATGGCCGCGGCGCCGGCACGATGACGCTGATCCTCGCCGGCGTCGCGATCAACAGCTTCGCCGGGGCGATGACCTCGCTCGCGCTCAATCTCGCGCCCAACCCCTATGCCGCGCTGGAGATCGTGTTCTGGCTGATGGGCTCGCTCGCCGATCGCAGCCTGATCCATGTCTGGCTGGTGCTGCCACTGGTGCTCACCGGCTGGATCCTACTGCTCTCCAGCGCACCGGCGCTCGACGGCCTCACCCTTGGCGAGGACACGGCGCGCAGCCTCGGCTTCGACCTGACCTGGCTGCGGGTCCGGCTGATCGGCGGGGCGGCCCTTGCGGTCGGCAGCGCCGTCGCCGTCACCGGAGCGATCGGCTTCGTCGGCCTCGTCGTGCCACATCTCCTGCGCCCGCTTGTCGGCCACAAGCCCGGCCGGCTGCTCCTGGTCAGCGGCTTCGGCGGCGCGATCCTGCTGCTCGCCGCCGATACGATGCTGCGGCTGATGCCGATCCGACCCGAGCTCAAGCTCGGCGTCGTCACCGCCCTGATCGGCGCGCCCTTCCTGTTCAGCCTGATCCAGCGCCTGCGGCGGGAGGCGTGA
- a CDS encoding FMN-binding glutamate synthase family protein, which yields MTLRLSRFTTLIVCILVALITVPLAFRYNWFWLPGLLATALALLGLWDLAQTEHAIRRNYPVIGHIRWFAELVRPELRQYLFEADEEAAPFSRSQRSLVYRRAKNLAGDHPFGTLLDVYRDGYEFIGHSTRPAPVSDPERFRITIGNDQCRQPYSASVFNISAMSFGSLSANAIRALNTGARLGRFSHDTGEGSISPYHREGGGDIVWEVASGYFGCRDEHGRFDPERFARQATDAQVKMIEIKLSQGAKPGHGGILPAPKVTPEIAATRGVPVGRDCISPPSHSAFSTPLEMMAFIAQLRELSGGKPVGFKLCLGHPWEFMGMVKAMLASGVVPDFIVVDGAEGGTGAAPVEFSDHIGLPMREGLLFVHNVLVGAGLRDKVKIGVAGRIVSAFDIASVLAIGADWANAARGFMFALGCVQSLSCNTNRCPTGVATQDAVRQRALVVPDKAQRVHRFHANTLHALADMLAAAGLTHPEELGPHHLVRRVSATEIRLFSDLHVFLEPAELVSGRCEHAFYRRNWDLARADSFDRAS from the coding sequence ATGACGTTGCGACTGAGCCGCTTCACCACGCTGATCGTCTGCATTCTGGTCGCGCTCATCACGGTCCCGCTGGCCTTCCGCTACAACTGGTTCTGGCTACCCGGCCTGCTGGCGACGGCGTTGGCGCTGCTCGGGCTCTGGGACCTTGCCCAGACCGAGCACGCGATCCGGCGCAACTATCCGGTGATCGGCCATATCCGCTGGTTCGCCGAGCTGGTCCGTCCCGAACTGCGCCAATACCTGTTCGAGGCAGACGAGGAAGCAGCGCCGTTCTCGCGCTCGCAGCGCTCGCTGGTCTATCGCCGCGCCAAGAATCTCGCCGGCGACCATCCCTTCGGCACGCTGCTCGACGTCTATCGCGACGGCTATGAGTTCATCGGCCATTCGACCCGGCCGGCGCCGGTCTCCGATCCCGAGCGCTTCCGCATCACCATCGGCAACGACCAGTGTCGGCAGCCCTATTCCGCCTCGGTATTCAACATCTCGGCGATGAGCTTCGGCTCGCTCTCAGCCAATGCGATCAGGGCGCTCAACACCGGCGCGCGCCTCGGCCGCTTCAGCCACGACACCGGCGAGGGCAGCATCAGCCCCTATCATCGCGAAGGCGGCGGCGACATCGTCTGGGAGGTCGCCAGCGGCTATTTCGGCTGCCGCGACGAGCATGGCCGCTTCGATCCCGAGCGCTTCGCCCGGCAGGCCACCGACGCCCAGGTTAAAATGATCGAGATCAAGCTGAGCCAGGGCGCCAAGCCCGGCCATGGCGGCATCCTGCCGGCGCCGAAGGTCACGCCCGAAATCGCGGCGACGCGCGGCGTCCCGGTCGGGCGCGACTGCATCTCGCCGCCGAGCCACAGCGCCTTCTCGACCCCGCTCGAGATGATGGCCTTCATCGCGCAATTGCGTGAGCTCTCGGGCGGCAAGCCGGTCGGCTTCAAGCTCTGTCTCGGCCATCCCTGGGAGTTCATGGGCATGGTCAAGGCGATGCTGGCGAGCGGCGTCGTGCCGGACTTCATCGTCGTCGACGGCGCCGAGGGCGGCACCGGCGCAGCCCCGGTCGAGTTCAGCGACCATATCGGCCTGCCGATGCGCGAGGGCCTGCTCTTCGTCCACAATGTGCTGGTCGGCGCCGGACTGCGCGACAAGGTCAAGATCGGCGTGGCCGGGCGCATCGTCAGCGCCTTCGACATCGCCAGCGTCCTCGCGATCGGCGCCGACTGGGCCAATGCCGCCCGCGGCTTCATGTTCGCGCTTGGCTGCGTCCAGTCCCTGTCCTGCAACACCAATCGCTGCCCGACCGGCGTCGCCACCCAGGACGCCGTCCGCCAGCGCGCACTGGTCGTGCCGGACAAGGCGCAGCGCGTCCATCGCTTCCACGCCAACACGCTGCATGCGCTGGCCGACATGCTGGCGGCAGCCGGCCTGACCCATCCCGAGGAGCTCGGCCCGCACCATCTCGTGCGCCGCGTCAGTGCCACCGAGATCCGCCTGTTCTCCGACCTGCACGTCTTTCTGGAGCCTGCCGAGCTGGTGAGCGGACGCTGCGAGCACGCCTTCTATCGCCGCAACTGGGATCTCGCCCGGGCCGACAGCTTCGACAGAGCGTCGTGA
- a CDS encoding ABC transporter substrate-binding protein: protein MRGLAALALGLWLAIFAGLAHADDVPAQPQRIVSLNMCTDELVLRLASPKHIASVTWLSQDPRNANMAARALVIPANHGLVEQMLALKPDLVIAGAYTTRSTVALLKRVGAPVREFGVPRNLAEMRAQIRDMAQVLGEQQNGEVLIAEIDARLAALADRPRPANPRAIVLRPNGFTTGRGSLVDEILTAAGLTNLAAELGINNYGQIALETVALGKADILILNTTPDGPPSLAHEVLHHPVLARLGDRLKLVALPSKLWTCAGPAVVDAIELLLDAAAPTPAGSRP from the coding sequence GTGAGAGGGTTGGCCGCCCTCGCACTCGGCCTCTGGCTGGCGATCTTCGCCGGCCTCGCCCACGCGGACGATGTGCCGGCGCAGCCGCAGCGCATCGTCTCGCTCAACATGTGCACCGACGAGCTGGTGCTCCGGCTCGCGTCACCAAAGCACATCGCCTCGGTGACCTGGCTGTCGCAGGACCCGCGCAACGCCAATATGGCCGCGCGCGCTCTCGTGATTCCGGCCAATCACGGCCTGGTCGAGCAGATGCTGGCGCTGAAACCCGATCTCGTCATCGCCGGCGCCTATACGACACGCTCGACCGTCGCGCTGCTGAAGCGGGTCGGCGCGCCGGTGCGCGAATTCGGCGTGCCGCGCAATCTCGCCGAGATGCGCGCGCAGATCCGCGACATGGCGCAGGTGCTCGGCGAGCAGCAGAACGGCGAAGTGCTGATCGCGGAGATCGATGCACGCCTCGCCGCGCTGGCGGACCGCCCTCGCCCCGCAAACCCGCGCGCCATCGTCCTGCGCCCGAACGGCTTCACCACCGGGCGCGGCTCGCTCGTCGACGAGATCCTGACGGCGGCGGGGCTGACCAACCTCGCCGCCGAGCTCGGCATCAACAATTACGGCCAGATCGCGCTCGAGACCGTCGCACTCGGCAAGGCCGATATCCTGATCCTCAACACCACGCCGGACGGCCCACCCTCGCTCGCTCATGAGGTCCTGCACCATCCGGTCCTCGCCCGGCTCGGCGACCGGCTCAAGCTCGTCGCCCTGCCATCCAAGCTCTGGACCTGCGCCGGCCCGGCGGTGGTCGATGCGATCGAATTGCTGCTCGACGCGGCCGCGCCGACACCCGCCGGATCAAGACCATGA
- a CDS encoding DUF6925 family protein — protein sequence MTADDVTSLIHQELATATTQWNVGTFGAIAEFLRDPGEPVELGAGPGRLSAVTDRGGIGFDDLSKVRLFASETAVGQGWSHRVALCLPEAICAMNRRSVLTELGPDEAALRPQDRAGILFDMGLGTLQVDICIRTGDPELIATLRSVAGKSLFEPGNPAMAAIVAKGPHRVFVTRAGRCEVYQPIPPADGRSPEGPHTHVLPQLLRNGRTHAATEPVPDGWVPFAHLVPAHPLKDAMARPRPWDGAAHEHFQALLAATGDPELTALKQEVLEAIRSGSDPAGFREPANKFARHTLRVTLRQLRAGSPSSGLSRWLEAFDKQEPSNEDADAYGHA from the coding sequence ATGACGGCAGATGACGTGACCAGCCTGATCCATCAGGAACTCGCCACCGCGACGACGCAATGGAATGTCGGCACGTTCGGCGCCATCGCCGAATTCCTGCGCGATCCTGGCGAGCCCGTCGAACTCGGCGCCGGGCCAGGCCGCCTCTCCGCTGTCACCGATCGCGGCGGCATCGGCTTTGACGACCTCTCAAAGGTCAGGCTCTTCGCCTCCGAAACCGCGGTCGGCCAGGGCTGGAGCCATCGCGTCGCACTCTGCCTGCCGGAAGCCATCTGCGCGATGAACCGACGCAGCGTCCTGACAGAGCTCGGCCCGGACGAAGCGGCTCTGCGGCCGCAGGATCGCGCCGGCATCCTGTTCGACATGGGCCTCGGCACCTTGCAGGTCGACATCTGCATCCGCACTGGCGATCCCGAGCTGATCGCGACCTTGCGCTCCGTCGCCGGCAAGAGCCTGTTCGAGCCCGGCAATCCGGCGATGGCGGCGATCGTCGCGAAGGGCCCGCATCGCGTCTTCGTCACGCGCGCCGGCCGCTGCGAGGTATACCAGCCGATCCCGCCGGCCGACGGCAGGAGCCCGGAAGGGCCGCACACCCATGTCCTGCCGCAATTGCTGCGCAACGGCCGCACCCACGCGGCGACCGAGCCGGTCCCGGATGGCTGGGTGCCCTTCGCCCATCTCGTCCCGGCCCACCCGCTGAAGGACGCCATGGCCCGGCCGCGGCCTTGGGACGGCGCGGCACATGAGCACTTCCAGGCGCTCCTTGCTGCCACCGGCGATCCCGAACTCACGGCGTTGAAGCAGGAAGTTCTGGAAGCGATCCGCTCCGGCTCCGATCCCGCCGGCTTCCGCGAGCCGGCAAACAAATTTGCCCGCCACACCCTGCGTGTCACGCTGCGGCAGTTGCGGGCGGGCTCTCCATCATCGGGCTTGTCGCGCTGGCTCGAAGCCTTCGACAAGCAGGAACCGTCGAACGAAGACGCTGACGCTTACGGCCATGCCTAG
- a CDS encoding TonB-dependent receptor plug domain-containing protein has translation MIRLPSPAKSGRLPVALSLLAASTLLTPLAARAQSSEKPIALDEIVVSPTGVPTPAREIASSVTVVTAQEIERQQRRTLPQALAAVPGLNIVQTGGPGGLTSVFMRGTNSNHVKVLIDGIEVNDPSTPNRSFDFGQMLTTDIERIEVLRGPQSGLYGANALGGVISITTKRGEGPPKLTGSIEAGSHGTFNQSVGLSGGNDRFDYAFSVSHFRAEATPITPPELVPPGRRRNPNSYDNWSYSARLGARLTDTLSVNWVGRYIDGQLLFTNDSGFPSRPDAFRSSQNYRQAFTRGEIVWDPLDGRFVNRFGVSYSNQDRSNRRPNAAGILELPTENLGERTKYDWRGDLKITQGQTLVAGLQYETERFDTPNKTVSNGNRGAFVELQSNWTDRFFTVANIRYDHDDKFGGHTTYRIAPVLIVPGTETKLKASYGTGFKAPTLSERFSDSRPAFNFYGNPNLKPEESRGWDAGFEQPLLSGQVKFGATYFHNDIDNLILTNAARTSYTNIGRATTKGVEAFAALELTPQFKVRADYTFTLAKDETARQELLRRPRHKASVTASWTPIEKLTLSATLIYLGERMDGNRDFSIARLRAPGAAIVNLAADYKVDERLTVFGRVDNLFDKRYENPVGFLVPGLSAFGGIRMSL, from the coding sequence GTGATCCGTTTGCCCAGCCCCGCCAAGAGCGGGCGTTTGCCTGTTGCCTTGTCCCTGCTCGCCGCCTCGACCCTACTGACGCCACTCGCAGCGCGAGCGCAATCGAGCGAGAAGCCGATCGCGCTCGACGAGATCGTCGTCAGCCCAACCGGCGTGCCGACGCCGGCCAGGGAGATCGCCAGCTCCGTCACCGTCGTCACGGCACAGGAGATCGAACGCCAGCAGCGCCGCACCCTGCCGCAGGCGCTCGCCGCCGTGCCCGGCCTCAACATCGTCCAGACCGGCGGCCCTGGCGGGCTGACCTCGGTCTTCATGCGCGGCACCAATTCGAACCACGTCAAGGTGCTGATCGACGGCATCGAGGTGAACGACCCCTCAACACCGAACCGCTCCTTCGATTTCGGCCAGATGCTGACCACCGACATCGAGCGGATCGAGGTGCTGCGCGGCCCGCAGAGCGGCCTCTACGGCGCCAATGCGCTCGGCGGCGTCATCTCGATCACCACCAAGCGTGGCGAAGGCCCGCCGAAGCTGACGGGCTCGATCGAAGCCGGCTCGCACGGCACCTTCAACCAGAGCGTCGGCCTCAGCGGCGGCAATGACCGCTTCGACTATGCCTTCAGCGTCAGCCATTTTCGAGCGGAGGCGACACCAATAACGCCGCCGGAACTCGTTCCGCCTGGCCGGCGCCGCAATCCCAACTCCTATGACAACTGGAGCTATTCCGCCCGCCTCGGCGCCCGCCTCACCGACACGCTGAGCGTCAACTGGGTCGGCCGCTATATCGACGGGCAGTTGCTGTTCACTAACGATTCCGGCTTCCCGAGCCGGCCGGATGCCTTCCGCTCCAGTCAGAACTACCGCCAGGCCTTCACCCGCGGCGAGATCGTCTGGGATCCGCTGGACGGCCGTTTCGTCAACCGCTTCGGCGTCTCCTACAGCAACCAGGATCGCTCCAACCGCCGGCCGAACGCCGCGGGCATTCTCGAGCTACCGACCGAGAATCTCGGCGAGCGCACCAAATACGATTGGCGCGGCGACCTGAAGATCACGCAGGGCCAGACATTGGTCGCAGGCCTGCAATATGAGACCGAGCGCTTCGACACCCCCAACAAGACCGTCTCGAACGGCAACAGGGGCGCCTTCGTCGAATTGCAATCGAACTGGACCGACCGCTTCTTCACCGTCGCCAATATCCGCTACGATCACGACGACAAGTTCGGCGGCCACACCACCTATCGCATCGCACCGGTCCTCATCGTGCCAGGCACCGAAACCAAGCTGAAGGCGAGCTATGGCACCGGCTTCAAGGCGCCGACGCTGAGCGAGCGCTTCAGCGATTCACGCCCGGCCTTCAACTTCTACGGCAACCCGAACCTCAAGCCGGAGGAAAGCCGCGGCTGGGATGCCGGCTTCGAGCAGCCGCTGCTGAGCGGGCAGGTCAAATTCGGCGCGACGTACTTCCATAACGACATCGACAACCTGATCCTGACCAACGCCGCGCGCACCTCCTATACGAACATCGGCCGCGCCACGACGAAGGGCGTCGAGGCCTTCGCAGCACTGGAATTGACGCCGCAGTTCAAGGTCCGCGCCGACTACACTTTCACCCTCGCCAAGGACGAGACCGCGCGCCAGGAACTGCTGCGCCGGCCGCGCCACAAGGCCAGCGTCACTGCGAGCTGGACGCCGATCGAGAAGCTGACGCTGTCGGCGACATTGATCTATCTCGGCGAGCGTATGGACGGGAATCGCGACTTCTCGATCGCGCGCCTGCGCGCTCCGGGAGCCGCCATCGTCAACCTTGCCGCCGACTACAAGGTCGACGAGCGGCTGACCGTGTTCGGGCGCGTCGATAACCTGTTCGACAAGCGCTACGAGAACCCGGTCGGCTTCCTGGTGCCGGGCCTCAGCGCCTTCGGCGGGATCAGGATGAGCCTGTGA
- a CDS encoding ABC transporter ATP-binding protein: MRIEANGIAIAFDGKPILAGIDLALRPGELVGLIGANGAGKTTLLRILADLLPPAAGTVLYDGVPARALGRCTLAQRLAFLAQGGSVQWQMRAEAVVALGRLPHRRPFADLTEADKAAITKAFAATDATAFRERSLDSLSGGERMRVLLARALAVEAEMLLADEPLVGLDPRHQLEAMALFRRIAAAGTGVVVVLHDLALAGRFCDRLVLLDGGRILADGSPASVLDDGNLARAFGIAVARGSRDSENFVLPWQALDHGESGR; this comes from the coding sequence ATGCGTATTGAAGCGAACGGCATCGCGATCGCCTTCGACGGCAAGCCGATCCTCGCGGGAATAGACCTTGCCCTGCGGCCCGGCGAGCTCGTCGGCCTGATCGGCGCCAACGGCGCCGGCAAGACCACTCTCCTACGCATCCTCGCCGATCTGCTGCCGCCGGCGGCCGGCACGGTGCTCTATGATGGCGTGCCGGCAAGGGCGCTGGGCCGCTGCACGCTCGCGCAGCGTCTCGCTTTCCTCGCCCAGGGCGGCAGCGTGCAATGGCAGATGCGGGCGGAGGCCGTCGTCGCGCTCGGCCGCCTGCCGCATCGGCGCCCCTTCGCCGACCTGACCGAAGCCGACAAGGCTGCGATCACCAAGGCTTTCGCCGCCACCGACGCGACCGCCTTCCGCGAGCGCAGCCTCGACAGCCTGTCGGGCGGTGAGCGCATGCGCGTGCTGCTGGCGCGGGCGCTGGCGGTCGAAGCGGAGATGCTGCTCGCCGACGAACCGCTGGTCGGGCTCGACCCGCGCCATCAGCTCGAGGCGATGGCGCTGTTCAGGCGCATCGCCGCTGCCGGCACCGGTGTCGTCGTCGTGCTGCATGATCTCGCGCTGGCTGGACGCTTCTGCGACCGGCTGGTCCTGCTCGATGGCGGCCGCATCCTCGCCGACGGCTCGCCGGCCTCGGTGCTCGACGATGGCAACCTCGCCCGCGCCTTCGGCATCGCAGTCGCCCGTGGCAGCCGCGACAGCGAAAATTTTGTCCTGCCTTGGCAGGCCCTCGACCATGGAGAATCCGGCAGATGA
- a CDS encoding flotillin family protein, whose amino-acid sequence MDFLSLGIIAGAIVAGIVVIGVIMTSLYTRAARDKAYVRTGLGGKKVVLDGGSIILPIFHSYSWVSLSTLRLEVKRSEHESMITTDRMRADITAEFYVRVKPDADNIALAAQTLGDRTNDVDALKTLVEAKFVDGLRSVAATMTLQDLQEQRAEFVKSVQAAVAHDLQSNGLELESVSLTRLDQTDIKHFNPNNTFDAEGLTALTKITEERKRERNQIVRDNEVEIATKDREASLRRLTIQREQRDAELSQERDIANKTAETRAEAAKAEQLARLSEETARLETDRGIAEREAQARQARESARIDAERGIAEREAEARKITETARIDAAIAVANKTEEEQAARAKADAAKAAATTAEEQVTTARDVEIAERAKRIAVIDARKDAEQQATAVTVKAEAERHAAEDLAAAVKIQAEAEAEAAKIRATGVIELGEAQARAERAKNEARNALSAGIIEFELAKARIEIVPLALEQAMKPIEKISDIRIFSAGGFASALAGAQGEHAGNPIGDLSSQLLSFTAQKPILDEILAQAGFKGSDPTQALLAASLGNSMQASATPKAAAPKTPLAGKEPSPPAKPD is encoded by the coding sequence ATGGATTTCCTCTCACTCGGCATCATCGCCGGCGCCATCGTCGCCGGCATCGTCGTGATCGGCGTCATCATGACGTCGCTCTACACTAGGGCGGCGCGCGACAAGGCCTATGTCCGCACCGGTCTGGGCGGCAAGAAGGTCGTGCTCGACGGCGGCTCGATCATCCTGCCGATATTCCACTCCTATTCCTGGGTGTCGCTGAGCACGCTGCGGCTCGAGGTCAAGCGCTCCGAGCATGAATCGATGATCACCACGGACCGGATGCGTGCCGACATCACCGCCGAGTTCTACGTCCGGGTGAAGCCTGATGCCGACAATATCGCGCTCGCCGCCCAGACCTTGGGCGACCGCACCAACGACGTCGACGCGCTCAAGACGCTGGTCGAGGCCAAGTTCGTCGACGGCCTGCGCTCGGTGGCGGCGACGATGACGCTGCAGGACCTGCAGGAACAGCGCGCCGAATTCGTCAAATCGGTGCAGGCAGCGGTCGCCCATGACCTGCAATCCAACGGGCTGGAGCTGGAATCGGTCTCGCTCACTCGGCTCGACCAGACCGACATCAAGCATTTCAACCCGAACAACACCTTCGATGCCGAGGGCCTGACCGCCCTCACCAAGATCACCGAGGAGCGCAAGCGCGAGCGCAACCAGATCGTCCGCGACAACGAGGTCGAGATCGCCACCAAGGATCGCGAGGCCTCGCTGCGGCGCCTGACCATCCAGCGCGAGCAGCGCGACGCCGAGCTCAGCCAGGAGCGCGACATCGCCAACAAGACGGCCGAGACGCGGGCCGAAGCCGCCAAGGCCGAGCAACTGGCGCGCCTGAGCGAGGAGACCGCGCGGCTCGAAACTGATCGCGGCATCGCCGAGCGCGAGGCTCAGGCCCGCCAGGCACGGGAATCGGCCAGGATCGACGCCGAGCGTGGCATCGCCGAACGCGAGGCCGAGGCGCGCAAGATCACCGAGACCGCCCGCATCGATGCCGCCATCGCGGTGGCCAACAAGACCGAGGAAGAGCAGGCGGCCCGCGCCAAGGCCGACGCGGCCAAGGCTGCGGCGACGACGGCCGAGGAGCAGGTGACCACCGCTCGCGACGTCGAGATCGCCGAACGCGCCAAGCGCATCGCCGTGATCGATGCCCGCAAGGACGCCGAGCAGCAGGCGACCGCGGTCACCGTCAAGGCCGAGGCCGAGCGCCACGCGGCCGAGGACCTTGCCGCCGCGGTCAAGATCCAGGCCGAGGCCGAAGCCGAAGCGGCCAAGATCCGCGCCACCGGCGTGATCGAGCTCGGCGAGGCGCAGGCCAGGGCCGAGCGCGCCAAGAACGAGGCGCGCAATGCGCTCTCCGCGGGCATCATCGAGTTCGAGCTGGCCAAGGCCCGGATCGAGATCGTGCCGCTCGCTCTGGAGCAGGCGATGAAGCCGATCGAGAAGATCTCGGACATCCGGATCTTCAGCGCGGGCGGGTTCGCGAGCGCCCTTGCCGGGGCGCAGGGAGAGCACGCCGGCAACCCGATCGGCGACCTCTCCAGCCAGCTCCTGAGCTTCACCGCCCAGAAGCCTATCCTCGACGAGATACTGGCCCAGGCCGGCTTCAAGGGGTCCGATCCGACTCAGGCCCTGCTCGCCGCCTCGCTCGGCAACTCGATGCAGGCGTCGGCAACACCCAAGGCGGCTGCGCCCAAAACGCCGCTCGCCGGCAAGGAGCCGTCCCCTCCGGCCAAGCCGGACTGA